The Streptomyces sp. TLI_105 DNA segment GGTGAGGGCGACGCCGGTGTTCTCCAGGCCGTAGCCGGAGACGTTCGGCGCGAAGCCGATGGCCTGCAGGACCTTGTCGGCCTCCAGGACCTTCTGCGTGCCATCCTTGGCGGTGACGGTGACGCGGACCTGCGGGCCGGACTCGTCGATGGCGTCGACCCGGGTGGAGGTGAGGACGTCGATGCCGAGCTTGCGGTACTGCTTCGCGAGCTCCTTGGACACCTCCTCGTCCTCCAGCGGGGCCATCCGGTCGAGGAACTCGACGATCGTGACCTTGGTGCCGTAGTTGTTCAGCACGTACGCGAACTCGATGCCGATCGCGCCGGCGCCGGCGATGACGATCGACTTCGGGGCGTCCTCGGCGAGGATCTGCTGCTCGTACGACACGACGCGGTCGCTGAGGGCGGTGCCGGGCAGCAGACGCGGGGTGGCGCCGGTGGCGATGATGCAGTTGTCGAAGGTGATCGTCTGCGTGGTGCCGTCGGCCTTGGCCACCTGGAGGGTGTTCGCGTCGAGGAAGGTGCCCCGGCCGTCGAACTCGGTGATGCCGTTCTTCTTCATCAGGAAGTGGACGCCCTTGACGCGGCCGTCCGCGACCGTGCGGCTGCGGCGGAAGGCCTCGCCGTAGTCGAAGGAGACGCTGCCGTCGACCTTGATGCCGAAGGTCTTGGCCTCGTGGTTGAAGATGTGGGCGAGCTCGGCGTTGCGCAGCAGCGCCTTGGTGGGGATGCAGCCGACGTTCAGACAGACACCGCCCCAGTACTTCTCCTCGACGACCGCGACCCGCTTGCCCAGCTGGGCGGCGCGGATGGCGGCGACGTAGCCGCCGGGGCCAGCTCCGAGTACGACGACGTCGAAGCGGTCTGACATGACTGACTCCCGAGGGTGATGAGGGTGTTCGGCACACGTACGAGGCCACAGTAGTCCGGTCGCTGCGGCCTGGCCGGGGAGGCGAGGGAGCTCACTTGTAGGATGACTGGGCAACCGGGCGAATAGAGGATTTCGATGGCACTCAGGGCGGCGGGGCGGACCTCGCTGGTGGACTCCGTGGTGGAACAGCTGCGCACACAGCTCGCCGACGGGGAGTGGGCGGTCGGCGACCGCATCCCGACCGAGCACGAGCTCGCGCAGCA contains these protein-coding regions:
- the lpdA gene encoding dihydrolipoyl dehydrogenase, translated to MSDRFDVVVLGAGPGGYVAAIRAAQLGKRVAVVEEKYWGGVCLNVGCIPTKALLRNAELAHIFNHEAKTFGIKVDGSVSFDYGEAFRRSRTVADGRVKGVHFLMKKNGITEFDGRGTFLDANTLQVAKADGTTQTITFDNCIIATGATPRLLPGTALSDRVVSYEQQILAEDAPKSIVIAGAGAIGIEFAYVLNNYGTKVTIVEFLDRMAPLEDEEVSKELAKQYRKLGIDVLTSTRVDAIDESGPQVRVTVTAKDGTQKVLEADKVLQAIGFAPNVSGYGLENTGVALTERGAIDVDGRSRTSVPHIYAIGDVTAKLMLAHTAEAMGVIAAETIADAETMELDYVMIPRATYCQPQIASFGYTEAQAREKGYDVKVAKFPFMANGKAHGLGDSTGFVKIVADAKYGEIIGAHLIGPDVTELLPELTLAQQWDLTVHEVARNVHAHPTLGEAVKEAIHGIAGHMINF